Genomic window (Helicobacter pylori):
AAAAGAAAGGCTGGTTGTAGCCTTTCATGGAATTTTTATCCTCACTATTAGACGCTCTTTCCACAACGCATGGCATAGTCTCCTTGACTACGCTCACGCTTTTAGAAATCATTTTAGGGATTGATAACATCATTTTTATCACGGTGATGGTCTATAAACTCCCCAAACACCAGCAAAATAAAGCCATGATTTTAGGCTTGGGTCTGGCTATGCTCATGCGCATAGGGCTTTTAGGGAGCTTGTTTTTTATCAGCCATTTGCAAAAGCCTTTATTCACTTTAGCAAGCATGAGTTTTTCATGGCGTGATGTGGTGCTGCTTGTAGGGGGGGCGTTTTTGGCTTTTAAAGCGTTAGTGGAATTAAAAGAGCAGATCTGCCCTAAAGAAAAACACCAAGAAAAAGCGTTTGGCTTTTTCATCACTTTAATAGAAATCATGTTTTTAGACAT
Coding sequences:
- a CDS encoding TerC family protein, which encodes MEFLSSLLDALSTTHGIVSLTTLTLLEIILGIDNIIFITVMVYKLPKHQQNKAMILGLGLAMLMRIGLLGSLFFISHLQKPLFTLASMSFSWRDVVLLVGGAFLAFKALVELKEQICPKEKHQEKAFGFFITLIEIMFLDIVFSLDSVITAIGIAKHLEVMALAIILSVIVMMFFSKIVGDFIERHYRIKTLAFVFLLVVGVFLFLEGLHLHVDKNYLYAGIGFALLIECLNIFIEKKMKKN